In Xyrauchen texanus isolate HMW12.3.18 chromosome 14, RBS_HiC_50CHRs, whole genome shotgun sequence, the following are encoded in one genomic region:
- the LOC127655171 gene encoding C-X-C chemokine receptor type 1-like: MTDPNSSHHLDDFSEFYDEEYNYTDLTDFNVDEKTLLCPPVTIADAIHISFCVFYIIIFLMAIPGNLIVCYVIGSNKCARSASDVYLFNLMLADTLLALILPFSAVSVLHGWVFGNVACKLVSLVKEVNFYTSILFLVCISVDRYMVIVRALEGQKDQRRLNSGIACGVVWVLGCFLSLPSLYNKAFYSIMAKQTVCAELFNAESADEWRLATRILRHLLGFVIPLVVMLTCYSITIARLLRTRGFQKQRAMKVIVAVVVAFLLCWTPFHVVTIVDTLLRVKAIKFSCYTQTSVDVAMFATENLGLLHCCVNPMLYAFVGEKFRRRFQQLLYRRGLLECFSVSRSSRSSSVTSEVTSSIL; this comes from the exons ATGACTG ATCCAAACAGTTCTCACCACCTGGATGACTTCAGTGAATTTTACGATGAAGAATACAACTACACTGACCTCACTGACTTTAATGTGGATGAAAAAACGCTTCTCTGTCCTCCCGTCACCATAGCAGATGCAATCCACATTTCATTTTGTGTCTTTTATATTATCATCTTTCTGATGGCCATACCAGGGAACCTGATTGTCTGTTACGTCATTGGTTCAAACAAATGTGCGCGCTCTGCTTCGGATGTGTACTTATTCAACCTAATGCTGGCCGACACTCTTCTGGCCCTAATCTTGCCCTTTTCTGCAGTCTCCGTGCTGCATGGTTGGGTGTTCGGCAATGTCGCATGCAAACTGGTTTCACTGGTAAAAGAAGTGAACTTTTACACCAGCATCCTATTCCTGGTGTGCATTAGTGTGGATCGCTATATGGTTATCGTCCGAGCTTTGGAAGGTCAAAAGGATCAGAGGAGACTGAACAGCGGGATTgcgtgtggagtcgtgtgggtttTGGGATGTTTCCTATCGTTACCGTCACTCTACAACAAGGCTTTTTATTCCATAATGGCCAAACAGACTGTTTGTGCAGAACTCTTCAATGCAGAAAGCGCCGATGAGTGGCGACTGGCCACTCGTATTTTGAGGCACCTCCTTGGCTTTGTGATACCTTTAGTGGTCATGTTGACCTGCTACAGTATAACAATAGCACGGCTGTTGCGTACAAGGGGTTTCCAGAAACAGAGAGCCATGAAAGTGATTGTGGCTGTGGTTGTGGCTTTCCTTCTATGCTGGACCCCTTTCCATGTTGTGACAATTGTTGACACTCTGCTGAGGGTCAAAGCAATTAAATTCAGCTGTTACACTCAAACATCTGTGGATGTTGCCATGTTTGCTACCGAAAACCTAGGCCTCCTACACTGCTGTGTGAACCCCATGCTGTACGCTTTTGTGGGCGAGAAGTTCAGAAGAAGGTTTCAGCAATTGCTCTATAGGAGAGGACTTCTGGAGTGTTTCTCGGTATCCAGATCTAGCAGGTCTTCTTCTGTGACCTCAGAAGTCACGTCCAGCATTCTGTAA
- the LOC127655053 gene encoding actin-related protein 2/3 complex subunit 2-B-like — MILLEINNRIIEETLALKFDCVSNGNKPDAVDVTFADFDGVLYHISNPNGDKTKIMVSISLKFFKELQEHGANELLKRVYGNLLVAPEDGYNISLLFDLDALPPNKDEMVHQAGILKRNCFASVFEKYFKFQEEGREGDKRAVVHYRDDESMYIEAKKDRVTVVFSTVFKDDDDVIIGKVFMQEFKEGRRASHTAPQVLFSHREPPMELKDTDATVGDNIGYITFVLFPRHTNVNTRDNTINLIHTFRDYLHYHIKCSKAYIHTRMRSKTSDFLKVLNRARPDAEKKEMKTMSGKTFSR, encoded by the exons ATGATTTTGTTGGAAATCAACAATCGGATCATAGAGGAGACTCTAGCCCTCAAATTCGACTGTGTGAGCAACGG GAACAAGCCTGACGCAGTAGATGTTACATTTGCAG ACTTTGATGGTGTGCTCTACCACATCTCAAACCCCAATGGAGACAAAACCAAAATCATGGTCAGCATTTCTCTGAAGTTCTTCAAGGAGCTTCAGGAGCATGGAGCCAATGAG TTGCTGAAGCGTGTTTATGGCAATTTGCTTGTGGCTCCAGAAGATG GGTACAATATTTCCCTGCTCTTTGACCTGGACGCTCTTCCACCTAACAAAGACGAGATGGTTCACCAGGCAGGCATTCTGAAGAGGAACTGCTTTGCCTCCGTCTTTGAGAAGTACTTCAAATTCCAGGAGGAAGGTCGTGAGGGGGACAAGAGGGCTGTTGTCCATTACAGGGACGATGAGTCAAT GTATATCGAGGCAAAGAAAGACAGAGTGACTGTTGTCTTCAGCACAGTGTTCAAGGATGACGATGATGTCATCATCGGGAAGGTGTTCATGCAG GAGTTTAAAGAGGGACGGAGGGCCAGTCACACGGCCCCTCAGGTGCTGTTTAGTCACAGAGAGCCTCCTATGGAGCTGAAAGATACTGATGCAACAGTGGGAGACAATATTGGATACATAACTTTTG TGCTGTTCCCCCGACACACCAATGTCAACACCAGAGACAACACCATCAACCTCATCCACACCTTCAGAGACTATCTGCACTACCACATAAAGTGCTCCAAG GCCTACATCCACACTCGTATGAGATCCAAGACCTCTGACTTCCTCAAGGTGCTGAACCGAGCTCGCCCGGACGCTGAGAAGAAAGAGATGAAAACTATGTC GGGCAAGACCTTCTCTCGTTAA
- the LOC127655052 gene encoding keratin, type I cytoskeletal 18-like isoform X1 — protein MSAIRNTLGSRSFSSSSLSSSLGQRGNMFGAISPAAIGNLASNIRPYIHVNSSNCPQADDKETMKGLNDRLAGYLSKVRLLEESNTQLEERIKEALMRKEAESGRDWSSYEKTIAALREQIQEVTMDNARLFLQMDNARLATDDFKVKFESEQAMRQGVEQDLARLRKMLDDTYMGRMQLESQIESMREELSSLKKSHDEDVGNLRHQISENQVNVQMDNKNSPDLNDTISNVRTQYERAVQKSREETEAWYQNKFDNITAEVTQNTEALQAGKTELNELRRQIQSLDIDLQALYNMIRSLEETLRDTEARYGQEVSGHNAQIMQLEEELGQVRAQVERQRAEYQALLNLKMKLEAEISTYHQLLEGVGEDKGDSNRVEFSLEQALYAAPPSKALKAVIMSQEIVDGEVVSQNEIELNPTNHDNQDGYGEEEDDEAPAEQEGEETAQDAIEQNE, from the exons ATGTCAGCAATCCGGAATACTCTGGGTTCCAGGAGTTTCTCCAGCTCAAGTCTATCTAGCAGCTTGGGGCAGAGGGGCAACATGTTCGGGGCCATTTCCCCAGCCGCTATAGGGAACTTGGCCAGCAACATACGTCCATACATCCATGTTAACAGCAGCAATTGTCCCCAAGCGGATGATAAGGAGACCATGAAGGGTCTGAATGATCGTCTGGCTGGGTATCTGTCAAAAGTACGACTTCTGGAGGAGTCCAACACTCAACTGGAGGAGCGAATCAAAGAGGCTTTGATGAGGAAAGAAGCCGAGAGCGGCAGAGACTGGAGCTCATACGAGAAGACCATTGCAGCTCTGAGAGAGCAG ATCCAGGAAGTGACCATGGACAATGCCCGACTCTTTCTTCAGATGGACAATGCTCGTCTGGCTACGGACGATTTCAAAGTCAA GTTTGAGTCAGAGCAAGCCATGCGACAAGGGGTGGAGCAAGATCTCGCACGTCTGCGCAAAATGCTGGACGACACTTACATGGGCCGCATGCAACTGGAGAGCCAGATCGAGTCTATGAGGGAAGAACTGTCCTCCCTTAAGAAGAGCCATGATGAG GATGTCGGCAACCTGAGACACCAGATCAGTGAAAACCAAGTCAATGTGCAAATGGACAATAAAAACAGTCCAGACCTCAATGACACCATTAGCAACGTCCGCACGCAGTACGAGCGAGCCGTGCAGAAGAGTCGTGAGGAAACTGAAGCCTGGTATCAGAACAAG TTTGACAACATCACAGCTGAAGTGACTCAGAACACAGAAGCTCTGCAAGCAGGGAAAACAGAGCTGAATGAACTGCGCAGACAGATACAGTCTCTTGATATCGACCTGCAGGCTCTATACAACATG ATTAGATCCCTTGAAGAGACACTGCGTGACACTGAAGCACGTTATGGTCAAGAGGTCAGTGGACACAATGCTCAAATCATGCAGCTGGAGGAAGAGCTGGGACAGGTGCGCGCTCAGGTGGAGCGTCAGAGGGCCGAATATCAGGCCCTGCTCAACCTCAAGATGAAACTGGAGGCGGAGATCTCCACCTATCACCAGCTCCTGGAAGGTGTTGGCGAGGACAAGGGAGACAGTAACAG AGTGGAATTTTCATTAGAGCAAGCATTGTACGCAG CACCTCCTTCCAAAGCTCTTAAAGCTGTCATCATGAGCCAGGAAATAGTGGATGGAGAGGTGGTCTCCCAGAATGAAATTGAGCTGAATCCTACTAATCATGATAACCAGGATGGGTACGGGGAAGAGGAGGATGACGAGGCACCTGCTGagcaggagggggaggaaacTGCTCAGGATGCCATAGAGCAGAATGAATAA
- the LOC127655052 gene encoding keratin, type I cytoskeletal 18-like isoform X2, translated as MSAIRNTLGSRSFSSSSLSSSLGQRGNMFGAISPAAIGNLASNIRPYIHVNSSNCPQADDKETMKGLNDRLAGYLSKVRLLEESNTQLEERIKEALMRKEAESGRDWSSYEKTIAALREQIQEVTMDNARLFLQMDNARLATDDFKVKFESEQAMRQGVEQDLARLRKMLDDTYMGRMQLESQIESMREELSSLKKSHDEDVGNLRHQISENQVNVQMDNKNSPDLNDTISNVRTQYERAVQKSREETEAWYQNKFDNITAEVTQNTEALQAGKTELNELRRQIQSLDIDLQALYNMIRSLEETLRDTEARYGQEVSGHNAQIMQLEEELGQVRAQVERQRAEYQALLNLKMKLEAEISTYHQLLEGVGEDKGDSNSTSFQSS; from the exons ATGTCAGCAATCCGGAATACTCTGGGTTCCAGGAGTTTCTCCAGCTCAAGTCTATCTAGCAGCTTGGGGCAGAGGGGCAACATGTTCGGGGCCATTTCCCCAGCCGCTATAGGGAACTTGGCCAGCAACATACGTCCATACATCCATGTTAACAGCAGCAATTGTCCCCAAGCGGATGATAAGGAGACCATGAAGGGTCTGAATGATCGTCTGGCTGGGTATCTGTCAAAAGTACGACTTCTGGAGGAGTCCAACACTCAACTGGAGGAGCGAATCAAAGAGGCTTTGATGAGGAAAGAAGCCGAGAGCGGCAGAGACTGGAGCTCATACGAGAAGACCATTGCAGCTCTGAGAGAGCAG ATCCAGGAAGTGACCATGGACAATGCCCGACTCTTTCTTCAGATGGACAATGCTCGTCTGGCTACGGACGATTTCAAAGTCAA GTTTGAGTCAGAGCAAGCCATGCGACAAGGGGTGGAGCAAGATCTCGCACGTCTGCGCAAAATGCTGGACGACACTTACATGGGCCGCATGCAACTGGAGAGCCAGATCGAGTCTATGAGGGAAGAACTGTCCTCCCTTAAGAAGAGCCATGATGAG GATGTCGGCAACCTGAGACACCAGATCAGTGAAAACCAAGTCAATGTGCAAATGGACAATAAAAACAGTCCAGACCTCAATGACACCATTAGCAACGTCCGCACGCAGTACGAGCGAGCCGTGCAGAAGAGTCGTGAGGAAACTGAAGCCTGGTATCAGAACAAG TTTGACAACATCACAGCTGAAGTGACTCAGAACACAGAAGCTCTGCAAGCAGGGAAAACAGAGCTGAATGAACTGCGCAGACAGATACAGTCTCTTGATATCGACCTGCAGGCTCTATACAACATG ATTAGATCCCTTGAAGAGACACTGCGTGACACTGAAGCACGTTATGGTCAAGAGGTCAGTGGACACAATGCTCAAATCATGCAGCTGGAGGAAGAGCTGGGACAGGTGCGCGCTCAGGTGGAGCGTCAGAGGGCCGAATATCAGGCCCTGCTCAACCTCAAGATGAAACTGGAGGCGGAGATCTCCACCTATCACCAGCTCCTGGAAGGTGTTGGCGAGGACAAGGGAGACAGTAACAG CACCTCCTTCCAAAGCTCTTAA